The Sulfurihydrogenibium sp. YO3AOP1 genome has a window encoding:
- a CDS encoding nucleotidyltransferase substrate binding protein, which yields MRKVEILQALENLNNALNRLSEAVKTAKTDLEIDGTIQRFEFSFKLFWKTLKLILKYYGVECNNPRTCIKEAFRNGLIDDDEIFLDMLEDRNLTSHIYDKQTANEIFERIKKFYTAKLFETVRKIESKI from the coding sequence ATGAGAAAAGTTGAAATTCTTCAAGCTTTAGAAAATTTAAACAATGCTTTAAATAGATTAAGCGAAGCTGTTAAAACTGCAAAAACTGATTTAGAGATAGACGGTACAATCCAGAGATTTGAGTTTTCATTTAAGCTTTTCTGGAAAACTCTAAAGCTTATATTAAAGTATTATGGTGTTGAATGTAATAATCCAAGAACTTGCATAAAAGAAGCATTTAGAAATGGTTTAATAGATGATGATGAAATTTTTCTTGATATGCTTGAAGATAGAAACTTAACATCCCATATATATGACAAACAGACAGCCAATGAAATTTTTGAAAGGATTAAAAAATTTTATACTGCCAAGCTATTTGAAACTGTAAGAAAAATTGAGAGTAAGATTTAA
- a CDS encoding bifunctional diguanylate cyclase/phosphodiesterase — protein sequence MFIWYNYAMGILDIFKKNKEGIEPKYIDKITGVYNKNYISEIEKNFHKLNFAVILLDLDNFSNIHKGYGKDIADLLLQDVVKIIKNNIREEDIIIRIGDDEFLILVKKFDDNTNPLGITERIINKISLNKFNLINNTVKITASAGIYLYPEKETDFSLALKKADTALLKAKQKRNTVEIYSDGLEYRTDKRLTDVKIAIEEKRLICYYQPIFDMETMKTIKFEALVRIISPERKIIVPNLFLASIKNTYVYKELTKKIIEFNLFIVRTKKIKVSINLLPSDILDIDIINFLTSLSKDFTSMITLEILESESVDDYGKLRENLQILKKAGYEIALDDFGSGFSNILHLIELQLDYLKIDGQIIRKIDKDPISYTAVKAIKSLTKEINIKTIAEFVSNKEIYDKLKEIGIDYGQGFYFKEPLHPSEIR from the coding sequence ATGTTTATATGGTATAATTATGCTATGGGGATATTAGATATATTCAAGAAAAACAAAGAAGGAATAGAACCTAAATATATAGATAAAATAACTGGTGTTTATAATAAAAACTATATTTCTGAAATAGAAAAAAATTTCCATAAACTTAATTTTGCTGTAATTTTGCTGGATTTGGATAATTTTTCAAATATTCATAAAGGTTATGGAAAAGACATAGCAGATTTATTGCTACAAGATGTAGTTAAAATAATTAAAAATAATATTAGAGAAGAAGATATAATTATTCGAATAGGAGATGATGAATTCTTAATTTTAGTTAAAAAATTTGATGATAATACAAACCCGTTAGGTATTACAGAGAGAATTATAAATAAAATATCTTTAAATAAATTTAATTTAATTAACAACACGGTAAAAATAACCGCATCTGCTGGTATTTACTTATATCCAGAAAAGGAAACCGATTTTTCATTAGCCTTAAAAAAAGCTGATACTGCATTATTGAAAGCAAAACAAAAAAGAAATACTGTTGAGATTTATTCTGATGGTTTGGAATATAGAACCGATAAGAGGCTAACAGATGTAAAGATAGCAATTGAAGAAAAAAGATTAATTTGTTATTATCAGCCTATTTTTGATATGGAAACTATGAAAACTATAAAATTTGAAGCATTAGTAAGAATAATCTCTCCAGAGAGAAAGATTATAGTGCCAAATTTGTTTTTAGCATCAATTAAAAATACTTATGTTTATAAAGAACTTACAAAAAAAATAATTGAGTTTAATCTCTTTATTGTAAGGACAAAGAAAATAAAAGTAAGTATCAACTTATTGCCATCAGATATTTTAGATATTGATATTATAAATTTTCTAACTTCATTAAGCAAAGATTTTACCTCAATGATTACACTTGAAATCTTAGAATCAGAGAGTGTTGACGATTATGGAAAATTAAGAGAAAATTTACAGATATTGAAAAAAGCTGGATACGAGATAGCCTTAGACGATTTTGGCTCAGGATTTTCTAATATTTTACACTTAATAGAACTTCAACTCGATTATTTAAAAATAGATGGTCAGATAATAAGAAAGATAGATAAAGACCCTATATCTTACACTGCTGTAAAAGCAATAAAAAGCTTGACCAAGGAGATAAATATAAAAACCATTGCAGAATTCGTATCTAACAAAGAAATTTATGATAAGTTAAAAGAAATTGGAATAGACTATGGTCAAGGATTCTATTTTAAAGAACCTTTGCATCCTTCTGAAATAAGATAA